In Pseudomonas sp. MYb327, one DNA window encodes the following:
- a CDS encoding ABC transporter ATP-binding protein has protein sequence MTNLIEIRDLSVAFSGQTVVRNLCLDIRPGECLALVGESGSGKSVTAHSILQLLPECGTETTGSIRYRGQELVGADAKKLRELRGNRIAMIFQEPMTSLNPLHSIEKQIGETLLVHKGMAGKAAQARILELLHLVGIQKPKERLKAYPHQLSGGQRQRVMIAMALACEPELLIADEPTTALDVTVQRKILLLLKSLQRRLGMSLLLISHDLNLVRSIAQRVCVMKAGEIVEQAPCETLFTEPRHPYSCVLLNAEPEGEALPRDERENVLEVDNLRVQFAVSGGLFQRKTYLNAVDGISLNIQRGKTLGIVGESGSGKSTLGQAILRLLDSEGSIRFQGQALDGLTQKQLRPWRKKMQVVFQDPFGSLSPRMSVAQIISEGLEVHSQLSAEECNAEVIRALQEVGLDPQSRHRYPHEFSGGQRQRIAIARALVLKPALILLDEPTSALDRTVQKQVVALLRQLQEKHGLTYLFISHDLAVVRALAHDMIVVKDGKVVESGASHDVFDSPQHPYTKELLAAAHPGQA, from the coding sequence ATGACCAACCTGATCGAAATCCGTGACCTCAGCGTGGCCTTCAGTGGCCAGACCGTGGTGCGCAACCTGTGCCTGGACATCCGCCCCGGCGAATGCCTGGCGCTGGTCGGCGAGTCGGGTTCGGGGAAATCGGTTACCGCCCACTCGATCCTGCAATTGTTGCCCGAATGCGGTACCGAAACCACCGGCAGCATCCGCTATCGCGGCCAGGAACTGGTGGGCGCCGATGCGAAGAAGTTGCGCGAACTGCGCGGCAACCGAATCGCGATGATTTTCCAGGAGCCGATGACCTCCCTCAATCCGCTGCACAGCATCGAAAAACAGATTGGCGAAACCTTGCTGGTGCACAAAGGCATGGCCGGCAAAGCGGCGCAGGCACGGATCCTCGAGTTGCTGCATCTGGTGGGAATCCAGAAACCCAAGGAGCGGCTCAAGGCCTACCCGCATCAATTGTCCGGCGGCCAGCGTCAGCGGGTGATGATTGCCATGGCCCTGGCCTGCGAGCCGGAATTGTTGATCGCCGACGAACCCACCACTGCACTCGACGTTACCGTGCAGCGCAAGATTCTGCTGCTGCTCAAATCGCTGCAACGGCGGCTCGGCATGTCGCTGCTGCTGATCAGCCACGACCTCAACCTGGTGCGCAGCATTGCCCAGCGTGTCTGCGTGATGAAGGCCGGTGAAATCGTCGAGCAAGCCCCGTGTGAAACCCTGTTCACCGAACCCAGGCATCCCTATAGCTGCGTGCTGCTGAACGCCGAGCCGGAAGGCGAAGCCCTGCCCCGGGACGAGCGCGAAAACGTGCTGGAGGTGGACAATCTGCGGGTGCAGTTTGCCGTCAGCGGCGGGCTGTTCCAGCGCAAGACCTACTTAAACGCCGTGGACGGCATCAGCCTGAATATCCAGCGCGGCAAGACGCTGGGCATTGTCGGTGAATCCGGTTCCGGCAAGTCCACCCTCGGCCAGGCGATCCTGCGCCTGCTCGATTCCGAGGGCAGCATTCGCTTCCAGGGACAAGCGCTGGACGGCCTGACGCAGAAGCAACTGCGACCTTGGCGCAAGAAAATGCAGGTGGTGTTCCAGGATCCGTTCGGCAGCCTCAGCCCACGGATGTCCGTGGCGCAGATCATCAGCGAAGGTCTGGAAGTTCATAGTCAGTTGAGTGCTGAAGAATGCAACGCCGAGGTGATCCGGGCGCTGCAGGAAGTCGGCCTCGATCCACAAAGCCGTCATCGTTACCCCCACGAGTTTTCCGGCGGTCAACGCCAGCGCATCGCCATCGCTCGGGCGTTGGTGTTGAAACCGGCACTGATCCTGCTGGACGAACCGACCTCGGCGCTGGATCGCACCGTGCAGAAGCAGGTGGTCGCCCTGCTCCGTCAGCTCCAGGAAAAACATGGCCTGACCTATCTGTTTATCAGCCATGACCTGGCGGTGGTACGCGCACTGGCCCACGACATGATCGTGGTCAAGGACGGCAAAGTGGTGGAAAGCGGCGCCAGCCACGACGTGTTCGATTCGCCGCAGCATCCGTACACCAAAGAGCTTTTGGCGGCGGCGCATCCGGGGCAGGCATAA
- a CDS encoding ABC transporter permease has translation MFKLSPLGRRRFERFKKNRRGWWSLWLFVGLFMLTLGGELIANDNPLIVSYQGSLYFPAIKRYTEQEFGGQLPFQADYRSDYVQKLIKKDGGWMLFPPIPFSDDTPNYDLNKPAPSPPSNVNWLGTDDQARDVLARVIFGARVSILFALMLTFVSALIGIAAGALQGYYGGWVDLLGQRLLEVWSGLPVLYLLIILSGFVEPNFWWLLGIMALFSWLALVDVVRAEFLRGRNLEYVKAARALGLSDRKVIVRHILPNAMNATLSYLPFILTGAISTLTALDFLGFGMPAGSASLGELIGQGKQNLQAPWLGLTAFFTLALILSLLVFIGEALRDAFDPRS, from the coding sequence ATGTTCAAGCTTTCGCCGCTGGGCCGTCGTCGTTTTGAGCGTTTCAAGAAAAACCGCCGTGGCTGGTGGTCGCTGTGGTTGTTTGTCGGTCTGTTCATGCTGACCCTGGGCGGCGAACTGATCGCCAACGACAATCCGTTGATCGTCAGTTACCAAGGCTCGTTGTATTTCCCGGCAATCAAGCGCTACACCGAGCAGGAATTCGGCGGGCAACTGCCGTTCCAGGCTGACTACCGCAGCGACTACGTGCAGAAGCTGATCAAGAAGGACGGTGGCTGGATGCTCTTTCCGCCCATTCCCTTCAGTGACGACACGCCGAACTATGACCTGAACAAACCCGCACCGAGCCCACCTTCGAACGTGAACTGGCTGGGCACCGACGACCAGGCTCGCGACGTGTTGGCGCGGGTGATTTTCGGTGCACGCGTGTCGATTCTGTTTGCCTTGATGCTGACCTTCGTCAGCGCGTTGATCGGCATCGCCGCCGGCGCCCTGCAAGGCTATTACGGCGGGTGGGTCGACCTGCTCGGTCAACGACTGCTGGAGGTTTGGTCCGGGTTACCGGTGTTGTACCTGCTGATCATCCTGTCGGGATTTGTCGAACCAAACTTCTGGTGGTTGCTGGGGATCATGGCGCTTTTTTCATGGCTGGCGCTGGTGGACGTGGTGCGCGCCGAGTTCCTGCGCGGGCGCAATCTGGAGTACGTCAAAGCAGCCCGTGCGCTGGGGTTGAGCGATCGCAAAGTGATCGTGCGACACATCCTGCCCAACGCCATGAACGCGACCTTGAGTTATCTGCCGTTCATTTTGACCGGGGCGATCTCGACGCTCACGGCGCTGGATTTCCTCGGTTTCGGCATGCCGGCCGGCAGTGCATCACTGGGTGAGTTGATCGGTCAGGGCAAGCAGAACCTGCAAGCGCCATGGCTGGGATTGACGGCGTTCTTCACCCTGGCGTTGATTCTTTCTTTATTGGTGTTCATTGGCGAAGCGTTGCGCGATGCCTTTGATCCCCGGTCGTAA
- a CDS encoding microcin C ABC transporter permease YejB, translated as MWAYILRRLLLIIPTLVIILLVNFVIVQAAPGGPVEQAIAHLQGIGGASVGGGSGETMNGRSRASRGLDPQLIKDIEKQYGFDKPAHERLWLMLTSYARLDFGKSFFRGATVTDLILEKMPVTISLGLWATLITYLVSIPLGIRKAVHHGSHFDIWSSTAIIIGYAMPAFLFAMFLIVMFAGGTSLNWFPVRGLVSDNFESLSTVGKIADYFWHLVLPVTALVIGGFATLTILTKNSFLNEITRQYVVTARAKGLSERRVLYGHVFRNAMLLVVSGIPQAFISVFFAGSLLIEVIFSLDGLGRMSYEAAVSRDYPVVFGSLFIFTLFGLLIKLVGDLCYTLVDPRIDFAARNA; from the coding sequence ATGTGGGCTTATATTCTGCGGCGTCTGCTGCTGATCATCCCGACGCTGGTGATCATTCTTCTGGTCAACTTTGTGATCGTCCAGGCTGCTCCGGGCGGACCGGTTGAACAGGCCATCGCTCATCTGCAAGGCATTGGCGGGGCCAGTGTCGGCGGCGGGTCCGGCGAGACCATGAATGGCCGCTCCCGCGCCAGTCGCGGCCTCGATCCGCAACTGATCAAGGACATCGAAAAACAATATGGTTTTGACAAGCCGGCCCACGAGCGTCTCTGGCTGATGCTCACCAGTTACGCACGTCTGGACTTCGGCAAGAGCTTCTTTCGCGGCGCCACCGTCACCGACCTGATCCTGGAAAAAATGCCGGTGACCATTTCCCTCGGGCTCTGGGCGACGCTGATCACCTACCTCGTATCGATCCCGCTAGGCATCCGCAAGGCGGTGCATCACGGCAGCCATTTCGACATCTGGAGCAGCACTGCCATCATCATCGGCTATGCGATGCCGGCGTTCCTGTTCGCCATGTTCCTGATCGTGATGTTCGCCGGGGGCACTTCGTTGAACTGGTTCCCGGTACGCGGACTGGTTTCAGACAATTTCGAATCGCTGTCGACCGTGGGCAAGATCGCCGACTACTTCTGGCACCTCGTGCTGCCGGTGACGGCGCTGGTGATCGGTGGCTTCGCGACCCTGACCATCCTCACCAAGAACTCGTTCCTCAATGAAATCACCCGCCAGTACGTGGTCACCGCCCGCGCCAAGGGCCTGAGCGAACGCCGGGTGCTGTACGGCCACGTATTTCGCAATGCCATGCTGCTGGTGGTATCGGGGATTCCCCAGGCGTTTATCAGCGTATTTTTTGCCGGTTCGTTGCTGATCGAAGTGATCTTCTCCCTCGATGGCCTGGGCCGCATGAGCTATGAAGCGGCAGTTTCGCGGGACTACCCGGTGGTTTTTGGTTCGCTGTTCATCTTCACCCTGTTTGGCCTCTTGATAAAACTGGTCGGCGACCTCTGCTACACCCTGGTCGACCCGCGTATCGACTTCGCCGCGAGGAACGCCTGA
- a CDS encoding extracellular solute-binding protein has protein sequence MRLAFPTLLFTAVALLLGAAGVNAAPQHALTVYGEPAKYPAGFSHFAYTNPQAPKGGTMRRSAIEIGQFDHVLPYIDKGIGVSQIDGLLYSPLAQRSLDEPYTVYGLVAEKMERSDDGLSLRFYLNPKARFADGKPITAEDVRYTFDLLMTQGSLRYRTQFADVKGVEVESPLSVRFDFKNNENRTLPLDIATLPVFPEHWWKTRDFAGGGGYEPPLGSGPYKVSKVDSGRSITFERNPDWWGKDLPVSRGLYNFDHFSIEYFGDTDVARQVLRGGAYDYNREFSATGYSIGYESPALSDGRLQKAHLAVEAPQPSQGFVFNLQKPMFEDRRVRQALAMLWDFEWSNRQMMRNMYIRQQSFFSNTDLSARQLPDAGELAILEPLRGQIPDEVFTKVFEPPKTDGSGVIRDKQLQALDLLEQAGWKPKGDQLVNADGEPLSFTFLVSQNGMDRLLLPYKRTLKQIGIDLNIRRIDSSQYVNRLMSRDYDMIVTGYPVTTSPGGELFNYFGSAAATDPGSNNYMVLKNPAIDTLLNGLVRANTQAEMLRYAHALDRVLQWNYYWIPNYYPPGTSTVWWNRFGIPNVQASNDEAIESWWEISTTPLTNQEMTAERIRRGKPGGPH, from the coding sequence ATGCGACTGGCTTTCCCTACTTTATTGTTCACTGCCGTGGCCCTGCTGTTGGGCGCCGCCGGTGTGAATGCCGCACCGCAACATGCGTTGACCGTCTACGGCGAACCGGCCAAGTATCCTGCCGGCTTCAGTCATTTTGCCTACACCAATCCGCAAGCGCCCAAGGGCGGTACGATGCGTCGCTCCGCGATCGAAATCGGTCAATTCGACCATGTCCTGCCGTACATCGACAAAGGCATTGGCGTCTCGCAGATCGACGGTTTGCTCTACTCGCCCCTGGCCCAGCGCTCGCTGGATGAGCCTTACACCGTATACGGTCTGGTCGCAGAGAAAATGGAGCGCTCCGACGACGGCCTGTCCCTGCGTTTCTATCTGAATCCCAAGGCACGTTTTGCCGACGGCAAGCCAATTACTGCCGAAGACGTGCGCTACACCTTTGACTTGCTGATGACCCAGGGCAGCCTGCGTTATCGCACGCAATTTGCCGACGTCAAAGGCGTTGAAGTGGAGTCACCGCTATCCGTGCGCTTCGACTTCAAGAACAACGAGAACCGCACCCTCCCGCTGGACATCGCGACCTTGCCGGTGTTTCCCGAACACTGGTGGAAAACCCGCGACTTTGCCGGCGGTGGCGGTTACGAGCCGCCATTGGGTAGCGGGCCGTACAAGGTCAGCAAGGTCGATTCCGGACGCAGCATTACCTTCGAGCGCAACCCCGACTGGTGGGGCAAGGACTTGCCAGTCAGCCGTGGCCTCTACAATTTCGATCACTTCAGCATCGAATACTTCGGCGATACCGACGTCGCCCGTCAGGTGCTGCGTGGCGGTGCCTACGACTACAATCGCGAATTTTCCGCCACCGGTTACTCCATCGGCTACGAAAGCCCGGCCCTGAGTGACGGCCGACTGCAAAAGGCGCATTTGGCAGTCGAAGCCCCACAACCGAGCCAGGGGTTTGTGTTCAACTTGCAAAAGCCGATGTTCGAGGATCGTCGGGTACGCCAGGCGCTGGCCATGCTCTGGGATTTCGAATGGAGCAACCGGCAGATGATGCGCAACATGTACATCCGCCAGCAGAGCTTCTTTTCCAACACCGACCTCTCCGCCCGGCAACTGCCGGATGCTGGTGAACTGGCGATACTCGAACCCTTGCGCGGGCAGATCCCCGACGAAGTCTTCACTAAAGTCTTCGAGCCACCGAAAACCGATGGCAGTGGCGTGATCCGGGACAAACAGCTCCAGGCACTGGACCTGCTCGAACAAGCCGGCTGGAAACCGAAAGGTGATCAGCTGGTGAACGCTGACGGTGAGCCGTTGAGCTTCACTTTCCTGGTCAGCCAGAACGGCATGGACCGTTTGCTGCTGCCGTATAAACGTACCCTGAAACAGATCGGTATCGACCTGAACATCCGTCGCATCGACTCGTCCCAGTACGTCAATCGTCTGATGAGCCGCGACTACGACATGATCGTCACCGGCTACCCGGTCACCACGTCGCCCGGCGGTGAGCTGTTCAACTATTTCGGTTCGGCCGCAGCCACAGACCCTGGCTCCAACAACTACATGGTGCTGAAGAACCCGGCGATAGACACGCTCCTTAACGGACTGGTGCGCGCCAATACCCAAGCGGAGATGTTGCGCTACGCCCATGCGCTCGACCGAGTGCTGCAGTGGAACTACTACTGGATTCCCAACTATTACCCGCCAGGCACTTCCACGGTGTGGTGGAATCGCTTCGGCATCCCGAACGTGCAAGCCAGCAATGACGAAGCCATCGAGAGTTGGTGGGAAATTAGCACTACGCCATTGACCAACCAGGAAATGACCGCCGAACGCATCCGCCGTGGCAAACCCGGAGGACCGCACTGA
- a CDS encoding peptidylprolyl isomerase: MAKATARHILVASEAKCNELKSQIQGGADFAEVAKANSTCPSSRQGGDLGSFGPGQMVKEFDTVVFSAPLNVVQGPVKTQFGYHLLEVTSRQD, from the coding sequence ATGGCTAAAGCCACTGCCCGTCACATCCTGGTTGCCAGCGAAGCCAAGTGCAACGAACTCAAGTCCCAAATCCAGGGCGGCGCAGACTTCGCCGAAGTCGCCAAAGCCAACTCCACGTGCCCTTCCAGCCGCCAGGGCGGTGATCTGGGTTCGTTCGGTCCGGGCCAGATGGTCAAGGAGTTCGACACCGTAGTGTTCAGCGCACCACTCAACGTGGTACAGGGTCCGGTCAAGACCCAGTTCGGTTACCACTTGCTGGAAGTGACCAGCCGTCAGGACTGA
- a CDS encoding triacylglycerol lipase, whose protein sequence is MQRNASTQHPILLVHGLFGFSRIGTVELFHDVKQALRSAGARVFVPHLSATHSNEARGEQLLAQIERVLEGTGASKVNLIGHSQGALAARYAAALTPHSVASVTSVSGPNHGSELADLLRKALKPGQLPEHVAEAVATLFANFLSSISGNDGLPQNAITALNALTTEGVGAFNEKYPQGLPKTWGSKGRELVNGVRYYSWSGILHGHNLDERLMALDPLHGSLCALSRYFVTEAEQNDGMVGRFSSHLGTVIRSDYPLDHVGTLRQTTSLFANSVDPTDLYVQHAERLKKAGL, encoded by the coding sequence ATGCAACGGAATGCAAGCACTCAACACCCAATCCTGCTGGTCCATGGGCTCTTCGGCTTTAGCCGGATCGGCACCGTTGAACTCTTCCATGACGTCAAACAAGCCCTCAGAAGTGCAGGTGCGAGAGTGTTCGTCCCGCACCTGTCGGCAACCCACAGCAATGAAGCGCGGGGTGAGCAGTTACTGGCGCAGATCGAACGGGTTCTGGAAGGCACTGGCGCGAGCAAAGTCAACCTGATCGGTCACAGTCAGGGCGCACTCGCCGCACGTTACGCGGCAGCGTTAACACCACACTCGGTTGCCTCGGTGACATCTGTCAGTGGACCAAACCACGGTTCCGAGCTGGCAGACCTCCTGCGCAAGGCACTGAAGCCCGGACAATTGCCGGAGCATGTCGCCGAGGCCGTCGCGACGCTTTTCGCAAACTTCCTCTCCTCAATCAGTGGTAATGACGGCCTGCCGCAGAACGCCATCACCGCACTGAATGCCCTGACCACAGAAGGCGTCGGCGCATTCAACGAAAAGTACCCTCAAGGGCTGCCGAAGACCTGGGGAAGCAAGGGCCGCGAACTGGTCAACGGCGTTCGCTACTATTCCTGGAGTGGCATCTTGCACGGACATAATCTGGATGAACGACTGATGGCGCTGGATCCACTACATGGCTCGCTATGCGCCCTTTCCAGATACTTCGTCACCGAAGCAGAGCAGAACGATGGCATGGTCGGCCGCTTTAGTTCTCATTTAGGCACAGTCATTCGCTCGGACTACCCTTTGGACCATGTGGGCACCCTGCGCCAGACCACCAGTCTTTTCGCAAACAGCGTCGACCCGACTGACCTCTATGTGCAGCACGCAGAACGCCTGAAAAAAGCTGGCCTGTGA
- a CDS encoding 3-deoxy-7-phosphoheptulonate synthase, whose product MNSSVSALPLSTLSPANEALTLRLPSSLQLKQQLPLTPALTQQVAAHREAVRAILDGEDSRLLVIVGPCSIHDPKSALEYASNLARLCAEVSDEMLLVMRAYVEKPRTTVGWKGLAYDPRLDGSDDMAGGLTLSRELMREMLMLGLPVATELLQPMAAGYFDDLLSWVAIGARTTESQIHREMASGLSMPVGFKNGTDGGVAVASDAMRSAAHPHRHFGVDSQGHPAIIQTLGNADTHLVLRGGHNGPNYDRASVAKVHADLANLKIPTRIMVDCSHANSGKDPLRQPAVFNDVLEQRLQGDRSLIGMMIESHLFEGCQPLSPSLKYGMSITDGCLGWTGTEQLLRKAAERLRAQNSN is encoded by the coding sequence ATGAATTCGTCCGTCTCTGCTTTGCCACTGTCCACACTGAGCCCTGCCAATGAAGCGCTGACCCTGCGCCTGCCGAGCTCATTGCAACTCAAACAACAGTTGCCACTCACGCCCGCCTTGACCCAGCAGGTCGCTGCACACCGCGAGGCGGTCCGCGCGATCCTCGACGGTGAAGACTCCCGCCTGCTCGTGATTGTCGGCCCCTGCTCAATTCACGACCCCAAGTCTGCGCTCGAATACGCCAGCAACCTGGCCCGCCTCTGCGCCGAGGTCAGCGACGAAATGCTGTTGGTAATGCGCGCCTACGTCGAAAAGCCCCGCACCACTGTCGGCTGGAAAGGCCTGGCCTACGATCCTCGCCTGGATGGCAGCGACGACATGGCCGGTGGCCTGACGCTGTCCCGCGAGTTGATGCGAGAAATGCTCATGTTGGGTTTGCCGGTTGCGACCGAGTTGCTGCAACCCATGGCTGCCGGCTACTTCGACGATCTATTGAGCTGGGTGGCCATTGGCGCCCGCACCACCGAATCGCAGATCCATCGCGAGATGGCCAGCGGCCTGAGCATGCCGGTCGGTTTCAAGAACGGTACTGACGGTGGTGTCGCAGTCGCTAGTGATGCCATGCGCTCGGCCGCCCATCCACATCGCCATTTCGGTGTCGATAGCCAAGGGCATCCCGCCATTATTCAAACCCTGGGCAATGCCGACACCCACCTGGTACTGCGCGGTGGTCACAACGGACCCAACTACGACCGCGCAAGCGTTGCCAAAGTGCATGCAGACTTGGCCAACTTGAAGATCCCGACACGGATCATGGTTGACTGCAGCCACGCCAACAGCGGCAAAGACCCGTTGCGCCAGCCAGCAGTGTTCAACGATGTCCTTGAACAACGCCTGCAAGGTGACCGTTCACTGATCGGCATGATGATCGAAAGTCATCTGTTCGAGGGTTGCCAGCCGTTGAGCCCTTCCCTGAAATACGGCATGTCGATTACCGACGGTTGCCTGGGCTGGACTGGCACCGAGCAACTGCTGCGTAAGGCGGCAGAGCGTCTGCGTGCGCAAAACAGCAACTGA
- a CDS encoding GNAT family N-acetyltransferase yields the protein MFEWRLASDRDLDFARALTRDNLLRYYIQHNLLWQDEAFDVAWAGREHRIITHTDNPVGYVSLSRDARALYIRELHIAEAFRGQGAGSWVIDQVLAIARKERRPALRLTVFENNPARALYERKGLQVVGADECFLRMQRDVNG from the coding sequence ATGTTTGAATGGCGCCTGGCGTCTGATCGCGACCTCGATTTCGCTCGCGCGCTTACCCGCGACAACCTGCTGCGTTACTACATACAGCACAACCTGTTGTGGCAGGACGAAGCCTTTGATGTCGCTTGGGCAGGACGTGAGCACCGAATCATCACGCACACTGATAATCCTGTGGGTTATGTCAGCCTGAGCCGAGACGCCAGGGCTCTGTATATCCGCGAACTGCACATTGCCGAAGCGTTTCGTGGGCAGGGCGCCGGCTCCTGGGTTATCGATCAGGTATTGGCCATCGCGCGAAAGGAGCGACGCCCGGCATTGCGGTTGACGGTTTTCGAAAACAACCCGGCGCGGGCGTTGTATGAAAGAAAGGGACTACAGGTGGTGGGGGCGGACGAGTGCTTCCTGAGAATGCAGCGTGATGTCAATGGCTAG
- the uvrY gene encoding UvrY/SirA/GacA family response regulator transcription factor: MIRVLVVDDHDLVRTGITRMLADIDGLQVVGQAESGEESLLKARELKPDVVLMDVKMPGIGGLEATRKLLRSHPDIKVVAVTVCEEDPFPTRLLQAGAAGYLTKGAGLPEMVQAIRLVFAGQRYISPQIAQQLAIKSFQPTNDSPFDALSEREIQIALMIVGCQKVQIISDKLCLSPKTVNTYRYRIFEKLSISSDVELTLLAVRHGMVDASL; encoded by the coding sequence TTGATTAGGGTGCTAGTAGTCGATGACCATGATCTCGTTCGTACAGGTATTACACGAATGCTGGCTGACATCGATGGCCTGCAAGTAGTCGGCCAGGCTGAATCAGGTGAAGAATCCCTGCTGAAGGCGCGTGAGCTGAAGCCCGATGTGGTTTTGATGGACGTCAAGATGCCCGGGATCGGCGGCCTTGAGGCCACACGAAAATTGCTGCGCAGCCATCCGGACATCAAAGTCGTCGCGGTGACGGTGTGCGAAGAAGATCCGTTTCCCACTCGGCTGTTGCAGGCCGGCGCTGCGGGCTACCTTACTAAAGGCGCGGGTTTGCCGGAAATGGTCCAGGCCATCCGGCTGGTATTCGCTGGCCAACGCTACATCAGCCCGCAAATTGCTCAGCAGCTGGCCATTAAATCCTTCCAGCCGACCAACGATTCGCCCTTCGACGCTCTGTCGGAGCGCGAAATTCAAATCGCGCTGATGATCGTGGGTTGCCAAAAGGTCCAGATCATTTCCGACAAGTTGTGCCTGTCGCCGAAAACCGTGAACACCTACCGTTACCGAATTTTCGAGAAGCTCTCGATCAGCAGTGATGTCGAGTTGACGCTGTTGGCGGTTCGTCACGGCATGGTCGATGCCAGCCTCTGA
- the uvrC gene encoding excinuclease ABC subunit UvrC, whose product MTETFDPSAFLSTVSGRPGVYRMFDSDARLLYVGKAKNLKNRLSSYFRKTGLAPKTAALVARIAQVETTITANETEALLLEQTLIKEWRPPYNILLRDDKSYPYVYLSDGEFPRLSIHRGAKKGKGKYFGPYPSAGAIRESLSLLQKTFFVRQCEDSYYKNRTRPCLQYQIKRCKAPCVGLVDPEVYAEDVRHSVMFLEGRSNALTDELSAGMEEAAINLEFERAAELRDQISLLRRVQDQQSMEGGTGDVDVIAAFVNPGGACVHLISVRGGRVLGSKNFFPQVGIEEDVSEVMAAFLGQYFISSPERDLPSELIVNVVHEDFPTLIAAIDELRGRELTISHRVRGTRARWQQLAVTNAEQALGARLANRQHVSARFEALAEVLKLDEPPQRLECYDISHSSGEATVASCVVFGPEGPIKSDYRRYNIEGVTAGDDYAAMHQALTRRFSKLKDGEGKLPDILLVDGGKGQMSMARDVLNELAVPDLILLGVAKGATRKAGFETLYLNDSAHEFTLRGDSPALHLIQQIRDEAHRFAITGHRARRGKTRRTSTLEGVAGVGPTRRRDLLKHFGGLQELSRASIEEIAKAPGISKKLAELIYANLHSE is encoded by the coding sequence ATGACTGAAACCTTTGATCCAAGCGCCTTTCTTTCAACCGTCAGTGGGCGCCCCGGTGTGTATCGCATGTTCGACAGCGACGCACGCCTGCTCTATGTCGGCAAGGCCAAGAATCTCAAGAATCGCTTGTCGAGTTACTTTCGCAAAACCGGTCTAGCACCCAAGACCGCTGCGCTGGTCGCGCGTATCGCCCAGGTCGAAACGACCATTACGGCCAATGAAACCGAAGCCTTGCTGCTCGAACAGACGCTGATCAAAGAGTGGCGCCCGCCGTACAACATCCTGCTGCGCGACGATAAATCCTACCCATATGTTTATCTTTCGGACGGCGAATTCCCGCGCCTGAGCATCCATCGCGGTGCGAAGAAGGGCAAGGGCAAGTACTTCGGTCCGTATCCCAGCGCTGGCGCCATTCGCGAAAGCCTGAGCCTGCTGCAAAAAACGTTTTTCGTTCGGCAGTGTGAGGACAGCTATTACAAAAACCGTACACGCCCTTGTTTGCAATACCAGATCAAACGCTGCAAGGCGCCTTGTGTCGGTCTGGTGGATCCCGAGGTGTACGCCGAAGACGTGCGGCACTCGGTGATGTTCCTTGAAGGGCGCAGCAATGCGCTGACCGATGAGTTGTCTGCCGGGATGGAAGAGGCGGCGATCAATCTCGAGTTCGAACGTGCTGCGGAATTGCGCGATCAGATCTCGCTGCTGCGTCGGGTGCAGGATCAGCAGAGCATGGAGGGCGGGACGGGCGATGTCGACGTGATCGCGGCATTCGTCAATCCGGGTGGCGCCTGCGTCCATTTGATCAGTGTGCGCGGTGGGCGAGTCCTGGGCAGCAAGAACTTCTTTCCGCAGGTCGGTATTGAAGAGGATGTTTCCGAGGTCATGGCCGCATTTCTCGGCCAGTATTTCATCAGCAGTCCCGAACGCGACCTGCCAAGCGAACTCATCGTCAACGTGGTCCACGAAGACTTTCCGACATTGATCGCGGCCATTGACGAGTTGCGTGGTCGTGAGCTGACCATCAGCCACCGAGTTCGCGGCACGCGAGCACGCTGGCAGCAATTGGCGGTGACCAATGCCGAGCAGGCATTGGGCGCGCGCCTGGCCAACCGCCAACACGTTTCCGCGCGTTTCGAAGCACTGGCAGAAGTGTTGAAACTGGACGAACCGCCCCAGCGCCTCGAATGCTACGACATCAGTCACTCCAGCGGCGAAGCAACCGTGGCCTCTTGCGTGGTCTTCGGCCCCGAAGGACCAATCAAGTCCGACTACCGTCGATACAACATCGAAGGCGTAACAGCTGGCGATGACTACGCGGCGATGCATCAAGCGCTGACTCGACGCTTCAGCAAACTGAAGGACGGGGAGGGCAAGCTTCCGGACATCCTATTGGTCGACGGTGGCAAGGGGCAGATGTCCATGGCCCGCGACGTGCTCAATGAGTTGGCTGTGCCGGATCTGATCCTGCTCGGCGTAGCCAAGGGCGCGACACGCAAGGCCGGTTTCGAAACGCTGTACCTGAACGATTCCGCCCACGAATTCACGTTGCGCGGAGATTCTCCCGCGCTGCATCTGATCCAACAGATTCGTGACGAGGCCCACCGTTTTGCCATTACCGGGCACCGCGCCCGTCGCGGCAAAACCCGTCGTACGTCTACACTTGAGGGCGTTGCCGGTGTTGGGCCGACACGTCGCCGCGATTTGTTGAAACATTTTGGTGGATTGCAGGAGCTATCTCGTGCCAGCATCGAAGAGATCGCCAAAGCACCCGGGATCAGTAAAAAGCTCGCAGAGTTGATTTATGCAAATCTGCACAGCGAGTAG